TCGGTTTCCGGGCTTCGAACAGTTCGGTCACTCGAGGCAGACCCCCGGTGATGTCCTGCGTACCGCCGGATTCACGAGGCAGCTTACCGAGGACGGTACCAGCCGAGATCTCACGACCTTCTTCGATTTCCACTGTGGCCCGTTCAGGCAGGTAGTAGAAGTCGAGAATCTTGCCGGTTCCATCTTCCAGGATGATCTGCGGATGCAGGTCGCCCTTATGTTCGATGATCGTCTTACGAATGTTGCCCGAGGCATCTTTCTCGGACCGCACCGTGCGGCCTTCGATGATGTCGTCGTAACGGACGCGACCACCGACTTCGGCCAGAATCGGCACGGCGTGGGGGTCCCACTGGCAGATGACCGTATTCGGCTCGACCAGCTGGCCCTCGTTGACCATCAGGATGGCCCCGTTCGGGATGCGGTACGATTCGATCTCACGGTGCTTGGCGTCCATGACGACCGCTTCGCCGTTTCGCGTCAGCACCACGTTGTGGCCTTCGCTGTTGACGACGGTGCGGATACGGGCGAACCGAATGTAACCGCCCTTGCGGCACTTCAGCTCGTTCTCTTCCATATCACGCTGAGCCACCCCACCGATGTGGAAGGTTCGCATCGTCAGCTGCGTACCCGGTTCACCGATACTCTGGGCGGCGATGATCCCGGCTGCGAGACCCTCTTCGACCATTGAACCGGTCGACAGGTCCATTCCGTAACATTTGCGGCAGAGACCCAGTTCGGCTTCGCAGGCCATCGGGCTGCGGACCTGAATCTTTTCCAGCCCCAGATCTTCGATCTTCAGGGCCTTCTCGACAGTAATCAACTCGCCTTCGCGAACGATGACTTCGTCGGTAATCGGGTTGACGATGTTTGTCCGGCTGACCCGTCCGCGGATCGCATCGGCCAGGCTCACTTCGACGTTTTCCCCACGATAGACAACACCCTTGGTGATGCCCTGCGTGGTGCCGCAGTCTTCCATGGTGATCACGACGTTCTGACAGATGTCGGCCAGCTTACGGGTCAGGTAACCCGAGTCGGCCGTCTTCAGAGCGGTATCGGCCAGTCCCTTACGGGCACCGTGTGTCGAGGAGAAGTACTCGAGGACCGTCAGACCTTCTTTGAAGGAGGCCTTAATCGGGGTTTCGATAATTTCACCCGATGGCTTGGCCATCAGACCTCGCATCCCGGCGAGCTGGCGAATCTGTTCGACACCCCCTCGAGCACCCGAGTCTGACATCAGGAAGATCGGGTTCACGTAACGACCTTCGTTGCGAATGTCGTTCTCCATCTCCTTCATCATCTCGCCGGTGATCTTTTCACGAACGCTACCCCAGGTATCGAGAACTTTGTTGTATCGTTCCTGATTGGTGATGATCCCGCGGTCGTACAGCTTCTGCTGCTTGAGGACGATCGACTCGGCGTCGGTGATGATCTTGTCTTTGTTCGGCGGGGCGACCAGGTCGCTGGTACCGAAGGAGAGACCGGAGCGGGTCGACTGACGGAAACCGACTTCTTTCATCCGGTCGAGCAGTTCAATCGTGTTGCGGCGGCCGAGTTCCAGATAACAGTCGGAAATCACGCTCGACAGATCGCGGCTCTTCATGGTCCGGTTGTAGTAGGCCATGCCATCGGCAACGATCTCTTCGTTGAAGATCACGCGACCGACCGTGGTTTCGATCAGTCCGCCCGACTTGGTCACTTCGCTGCTGTCACCCTTGATTCGGGTACCCTTCGGCAGTCGCAGTTTCACGATGGCGTGTCGTGAAACTTTGTCCTGCTCGAGAGCCATGTAAACTTCGTTGACCGAAGAGAACACGAGGCCTTCGCCCTTCAGGCCGGCACGGCTCAGAGTCAGGTAGTAACAACCCATCACGATGTCCTGGGACGGCGTGATAATCGGTTGTCCGTTGGCCGGACTGAAGACGTTGTTCGTCGACATCATCAGCGTGGTTGCTTCGACCTGCGCTTCAATCGAAAGCGGCAGGTGGACGGCCATCTGGTCGCCGTCGAAGTCGGCGTTGAAGCCCTTACAGACCAGCGGATGGACGCGGATCGCGTTTCCTTCCACCAGGGTCGGTTCGAACGCCTGGATCCCCATGCGGTGCAGCGTGGGAGCACGGTTCAGCAGGACCGGGTGGTTGGTGATCACTTCGTCCAGAATATCCCAGACGTCCTCATCTTTCCGCTCGAGCATTCGCTTGGCGGACTTGATCGTATCGGCGTGACCGAGTTCCTTCAGGCGGCGAATCACGAACGGCTGGAACAGTTCCAGGGCGATCTTCTTGGGAAGACCACACTGGTGCAGTTTCAGTTCCGGACCGACCACGATGACCGACCGAGCCGAGTAGTCGACACGCTTACCGAGCAGGTTCTCGCGGAAACGACCCTGCTTACCTTTGATCATGTCGGTCAGCGACTTCAGCGGACGGTTCGAAGAACCGAGCACCGGACGCTTGCAGCGGGTGTTGTCGAACAGAGCGTCGACCGACTGCTGCAGCATTCGCTTTTCGTTGTTCACGATGACCTGGGGAGCATTCAGATCGACCAGCTTCTTCAACCGGTTGTTCCGGTTGATGATGCGGCGATACAGGTCGTTCAGGTCGCTGGTGGCGAAGTTACCCGAATCGAGCAGCACGAGCGGACGCAGTTCCGGCGGAATGACCGGGATCACGTCCAGGACCATCCACTCGGGGCTGTTCTCGCTGTCGCGGAGACTCTCGACGATCTTCAGCCGCTTCGTCAGATCCTTGATCTTCTGCTGGCTGTTGGTCGTGCGCAGCTCTTTGCGGAGCATCTCCGACTCTTCGACCAGATTGATCGCGTGCAGCAGCTTCTTGACAGCTTCCGCACCCATCTCAATTTCGAAGCTCGACTCGCCGTACTTGTCCCAGGCCTGACGCGCTTCGGCTTCAGTCAGCAGCTGACCGCGACGCAGTGGCGTATCGCCCGGATCGAGCACCACGTAATCCTGGAAGTAGATCACCTTCTCCAGGCTGGTTGTCTTCATGTTCAGCAGAGCGCCCAGGCGGCTCGGCATCGACTTGAAGAACCAGATGTGAACCACGGGAGCGGCCAGCTCGATATGACCCATCCGCTTCCGACGCACGCGACTGTGAGTCACTTTCACGCCGCAACGGTCGCAGATCATGCCTTTGTACTTCATGCCGCGATACTTACCGCAGGCACATTCCCAGTCCTTTTCCGGACCGAAAATTCGCTCGCAGAACAGACCGTCGCGTTCCGGACGGTAGGTCCGGTAGTTGATCGTTTCGGGCTTCTTGACTTCGCCGAACGACCAGCTGCGGATGTCCTGAGGGCTCGCCAGACGAATCGAGATGGACCCGTAATCGTTGACGCGTTCGTATTGCATCTCACCAGTGCTCATATTCAGTTCCTTGTCGGGTGAGGTAATTTGGCTCGATCAGCCGCCGCTCCGGGTGAGCGGCGACACGCTCTCTTCAGCTGGGAAACGCAGAACCGTCTCAGGCCGTTGTCTTTTCCAGTTGCATGTTCAAACACAGACCGCGGATTTCGTTGTTGAGCACGTCGAAGCTGGCCGGAGTTCCTGCTTCCAGGGTGTTCTCCCCCTTCACCATCGACTCGTAAATCTTCGTACGGCCTTCCACGTCGTCGCTCTTCACCGTCAGCAGTTCCTGCAGGATGTAGGCGGCTCCGTAGGCTTCCAGAGCCCACACTTCCATTTCCCCGAAACGCTGACCACCGAATCGGGCTTTACCACCCAGCGGCTGCTGCGTAATCAGAGAGTAAGGACCGGTCGCACGAGCGTGGACCTTGTCATCAACCAGGTGATGCAGTTTGAGCATGTAAATCTGACCCACGGTCGTCTTCTGCTCGAACCGTTCTCCGGTGCGGCCGTCGTACAGCTGCGATTTACCGTCGGAAGGCAGACCGGCCTGCTCCATCAGATCGAAGATGCCCTGCTCGTCGATGCTGTCGAACACCGGGCAGACGGCCCGGAAGCCGAGCTTCTGAGCGGCCCAGCCGAGCTGAGTCTCGAGAATCTGTCCCACGTTCATACGACTCGGAACGCCCAGCGGGTTCAGAATGATGTCGACGGTCGTTCCGTCTTCGAGGAACGGCATGTCCTCGATCGGCAGGACCTTCGAGATCACCCCTTTGTTACCGTGGCGACCGGCCATCTTGTCCCCGACCGAAATCTGTCGTTTCGAGGCGACGTAGACTTTGACCATCTGCAGCACGCCACTCGGAAGTTCATCGCCACGCTTCAGCGTGTTCATCCGGCCGTCGCGGGCGTCGATGGCTTCTTCCACCAGATGCCACTCTTCCTTGATGACCTTCTTGCAGTCAGCAACCTTCTGCGGGCTGCGGATGTCGAGCTGCTCGAACTTCTCCTTGAACTGCTCAGCATGCGTCGCCAGGGTCTTCGGATCTTCGATCGAACGAAGCTCGACGCCGTCATCATCGCCCAGGTGCTTGCCGAGGACGTCTTCGAACGACTTCAGGAAGACCTTGAACGCGTCGGCGATGCCTTCGTTGCCGATCTTTTCCGCCTGCTTCAGCTCGTTTTCGTAAGACTTCTTCTCGGCTTCAGTCAGACTCATCCGACGCGAGAACCGTTCGGTGTGAATGACGATCCCCTCAACGCCCGAAGGCACTTCGAGAGATTCGTTCTTCACGTCTTCACCGGCACGACCGAAAATGGCGTGCAGCAGTTTTTCTTCCGGAGTCAGTTCCGACTTCGCCTTCGGCGTGACTTTACCGACCAGGATATCGCCAGGAGAAACCGGCGTACCAATCTGAACGATTCCGTCTTCGTCGAGGTGACGCAGAGCCTTCTCGCTCACGTTCGGAATGTCTCGCGTGAACTCTTCGCGGCCCAGTTTCGTTTCGCGAATTTCGACGTCGAACTCGTCGATATGAATCGACGTGTAAACGTCTTCCTTCACCAGACGCTCGGACAGAATAATGGCGTCTTCGAAGTTGTAACCTTCCCACGACATGAACGCGACCAGCACGTTGCGTCCCAGAGCCAGGGCTCCGTCGCGAGTGGCTGCTGTGTCACACAGCAGCTGCCCCTTCTTGACTTTGTCACCGACACGAACCAGCGGCTTCTGTGTCAGACAGGTTCGCTCGTTGAGTCCGACGAACTTCCGCAACGGGTAGCGGACGCCGTCGACTTCAACACAGAGAGCGTCGACGTAGGTGACCTTACCGGCCTTCTCGGCGTAGACAGCCATGCCGGTATTCTCGGCGACGGCTTTCTCCATCCCGGTTCCCACGATCGGCTGCTCGGTGATGAGCAGCGGCACGGCCTGACGTTGCATGTTCGAACCCATCAGGGCCCGGTTCGCATCGTCGTGCTCAAGGAAGGGAATCAAACCGGCGGAAACCCCGACCATCTGACTTGGCGAGATGTCGAAGTACTGAATCATGTCGGACGTGGTCCAGACGAACTCGTGACGGTATCGGGCCAGAACCCGACCATCGATGATCCGTCCGTCTTCCATCTTAGTATCAGCCGGTGCGACGTAGACCTTCGCTTCTTCGTCCGCACGCAGCCATTCGATTTCGTCAGACACCACCTGATCGACAACCTTGCGATAGGGCGTGATCAGGAAGCCGTAGTCATCGACCTTGGCGTAAACGCCGAGGCTCGAAATCAGACCGATGTTTGTACCTTCCGGCGTTTCAATCGGGCAGATTCGTCCATAGTGAGAAATGTGAACGTCGCGGACTTCGAAGCCGGCACGTTTCCGGTTCAGACCGCCTGGTCCCAGTGCACTCAGGCGACGTTCGTGAGTCAGCATCGAGAGAGGGTTGGTCTGGTCGACGACCTGAGACAGTTCGCTTCGTCCAAAGAAGAAATCGATGGCAGCCGAGATGCTCTTGGGATTGACCAGAGTCCGCGGCGTCATGGTTTCGACATCCTTCAGGCTCATTCGCTCCTGGACGGTGCGACGCAGCTTCAGGAAGCCCTTGCGGATTTCGTCGTTGGCCAGTTCATCGATCGTTCGCAGCCGACGGTTACCGAGGTTGTCGATATCGTCAATGTGAGCCGAATCGTCATCGCCTCGGAGGCGAAGCAGGTACTTGACCGAGTTGACGAAGTCTTCAGGACGAAGAGTCATCTCGTCATCAGGAATGTCCTGATTGAACTTGCGGTTGATACGGAAGCGACCGACACGACCGAGACGGTACCGATTCAGATCGAAGAATTTCTCGTTGAACAGATCGATCGCCTTGTCGAGCTGCGGCGGGTTACCCGGACGCAGTCGCTGATAGATCCGCAGAAGTGCCTCTTCGTGGCTCGTGGTCGTATCTTCGAGGATACTGTTCAGGATCAGCGGATCGCTGGCTTCCTTCTTGACCACATCGATTTCGGTGATGCCCGACTCGAGGAGTTCCACGGCCTGGACTTCGAGCATCGTGTGAGCACACTCCACGATGATCTCGCCGCACTTGTCGTGTCCCTGCTGATAGATCACGTCTTTGGCTGCGACGCGACCGGTCAGTTCTTCCGGCTTCGTCGCCTTGGTGATCTTCAGCGTCTCGGTCGGATAGAACATCTTGACCAGTTCGGAATCGGTCGAGTGGTTCTTGTCCATGGCACGCAGCAGCGTCATGGCCGAGAACTTACCGCTCTGGTCGATGCGGACGCCGAGCGTTTCCTTCTTGCTGATCAGCAGCTCGATCCAGCTTCCGCGTTCCGGAATGATTCGGCAGGAGTGCGTCTTTCGCTCACCAGGTTCGACGTTGATCACAAAGTCGACGCCGGGAGAACGGTGCAGCTGACTGACGACGCAGCGTTCGGCACCGTTGACGATGAACTCACCGCCACCGAGCATGATCGGCAGGTCGCCGAGGTAGACTTCCTCTTC
The genomic region above belongs to Rubinisphaera margarita and contains:
- the rpoC gene encoding DNA-directed RNA polymerase subunit beta', which encodes MSTGEMQYERVNDYGSISIRLASPQDIRSWSFGEVKKPETINYRTYRPERDGLFCERIFGPEKDWECACGKYRGMKYKGMICDRCGVKVTHSRVRRKRMGHIELAAPVVHIWFFKSMPSRLGALLNMKTTSLEKVIYFQDYVVLDPGDTPLRRGQLLTEAEARQAWDKYGESSFEIEMGAEAVKKLLHAINLVEESEMLRKELRTTNSQQKIKDLTKRLKIVESLRDSENSPEWMVLDVIPVIPPELRPLVLLDSGNFATSDLNDLYRRIINRNNRLKKLVDLNAPQVIVNNEKRMLQQSVDALFDNTRCKRPVLGSSNRPLKSLTDMIKGKQGRFRENLLGKRVDYSARSVIVVGPELKLHQCGLPKKIALELFQPFVIRRLKELGHADTIKSAKRMLERKDEDVWDILDEVITNHPVLLNRAPTLHRMGIQAFEPTLVEGNAIRVHPLVCKGFNADFDGDQMAVHLPLSIEAQVEATTLMMSTNNVFSPANGQPIITPSQDIVMGCYYLTLSRAGLKGEGLVFSSVNEVYMALEQDKVSRHAIVKLRLPKGTRIKGDSSEVTKSGGLIETTVGRVIFNEEIVADGMAYYNRTMKSRDLSSVISDCYLELGRRNTIELLDRMKEVGFRQSTRSGLSFGTSDLVAPPNKDKIITDAESIVLKQQKLYDRGIITNQERYNKVLDTWGSVREKITGEMMKEMENDIRNEGRYVNPIFLMSDSGARGGVEQIRQLAGMRGLMAKPSGEIIETPIKASFKEGLTVLEYFSSTHGARKGLADTALKTADSGYLTRKLADICQNVVITMEDCGTTQGITKGVVYRGENVEVSLADAIRGRVSRTNIVNPITDEVIVREGELITVEKALKIEDLGLEKIQVRSPMACEAELGLCRKCYGMDLSTGSMVEEGLAAGIIAAQSIGEPGTQLTMRTFHIGGVAQRDMEENELKCRKGGYIRFARIRTVVNSEGHNVVLTRNGEAVVMDAKHREIESYRIPNGAILMVNEGQLVEPNTVICQWDPHAVPILAEVGGRVRYDDIIEGRTVRSEKDASGNIRKTIIEHKGDLHPQIILEDGTGKILDFYYLPERATVEIEEGREISAGTVLGKLPRESGGTQDITGGLPRVTELFEARKPKDPAVLAEIDGEVELLAEKKRGKRIVVVRSPDGTEVEHVIPHGKQLLVHSGDEVKAGDALVRGPLVPHDILRVSGEEAVHEYLLHEIQNVYRAQRVGIDDKHIEIVVSQMLRKLKVDDVGDTDLLPGALVDKIEFRHANERLQQCVKVTNPGDTEYEVDDVVGRGELEEVNAQVEAEGGSGAEGTGPRPAVGSTQLLGITKAAVQSESFISAASFQETTKVLTEAALAGKRDFLVGLKENVILGHLIPAGTGFHTHQEAEVRIRPEALQELQEEKERMLAARMDLLNQMGGDNGSNQPTSSSVSEGSTARSGLEDIVPDKE
- the rpoB gene encoding DNA-directed RNA polymerase subunit beta, whose translation is MPVPVQRIIAVNENRNTGVLQTDFEMTGLTRIQTDSYARFLQADVDPARRKPIGLEEILREIFPIQSFDEQFRLEYVKYELGKPRYSPVECRQLRLTYGRPLRVWLRLQKEQPIEEEVYLGDLPIMLGGGEFIVNGAERCVVSQLHRSPGVDFVINVEPGERKTHSCRIIPERGSWIELLISKKETLGVRIDQSGKFSAMTLLRAMDKNHSTDSELVKMFYPTETLKITKATKPEELTGRVAAKDVIYQQGHDKCGEIIVECAHTMLEVQAVELLESGITEIDVVKKEASDPLILNSILEDTTTSHEEALLRIYQRLRPGNPPQLDKAIDLFNEKFFDLNRYRLGRVGRFRINRKFNQDIPDDEMTLRPEDFVNSVKYLLRLRGDDDSAHIDDIDNLGNRRLRTIDELANDEIRKGFLKLRRTVQERMSLKDVETMTPRTLVNPKSISAAIDFFFGRSELSQVVDQTNPLSMLTHERRLSALGPGGLNRKRAGFEVRDVHISHYGRICPIETPEGTNIGLISSLGVYAKVDDYGFLITPYRKVVDQVVSDEIEWLRADEEAKVYVAPADTKMEDGRIIDGRVLARYRHEFVWTTSDMIQYFDISPSQMVGVSAGLIPFLEHDDANRALMGSNMQRQAVPLLITEQPIVGTGMEKAVAENTGMAVYAEKAGKVTYVDALCVEVDGVRYPLRKFVGLNERTCLTQKPLVRVGDKVKKGQLLCDTAATRDGALALGRNVLVAFMSWEGYNFEDAIILSERLVKEDVYTSIHIDEFDVEIRETKLGREEFTRDIPNVSEKALRHLDEDGIVQIGTPVSPGDILVGKVTPKAKSELTPEEKLLHAIFGRAGEDVKNESLEVPSGVEGIVIHTERFSRRMSLTEAEKKSYENELKQAEKIGNEGIADAFKVFLKSFEDVLGKHLGDDDGVELRSIEDPKTLATHAEQFKEKFEQLDIRSPQKVADCKKVIKEEWHLVEEAIDARDGRMNTLKRGDELPSGVLQMVKVYVASKRQISVGDKMAGRHGNKGVISKVLPIEDMPFLEDGTTVDIILNPLGVPSRMNVGQILETQLGWAAQKLGFRAVCPVFDSIDEQGIFDLMEQAGLPSDGKSQLYDGRTGERFEQKTTVGQIYMLKLHHLVDDKVHARATGPYSLITQQPLGGKARFGGQRFGEMEVWALEAYGAAYILQELLTVKSDDVEGRTKIYESMVKGENTLEAGTPASFDVLNNEIRGLCLNMQLEKTTA